A single window of Archangium gephyra DNA harbors:
- a CDS encoding proline dehydrogenase family protein translates to MDQATQLSRAALMFLSRREGLKDVATEVPALRRIARRFIAGETLEEAVSAVKELNAQGLTVSFDHLNEAVRNADETLDEVREYQRLLARIDQLGVQGNVSLKLTQCGLLFDPELALRNAREVVANAKRRGSFVRVDMEQGEVTQATLDVVRALHREFGEPHVGAVLQSYLYRTESDARALCAERIRIRLCKGAYLEGPGIAYQDKRDVDDNFLRVMRILLDSGLYHGIATHDERMIEETLAYARKKGLARGAFEFQMLYGIRRDLQERLVAEGHPVRVYVPYGKHWYPYFMRRLAERPANVWFVMKNLVKG, encoded by the coding sequence ATGGACCAGGCCACCCAGCTCTCGCGCGCCGCGCTGATGTTCCTCTCGCGCCGCGAGGGATTGAAGGATGTCGCCACCGAAGTCCCCGCCCTGCGCCGCATCGCCCGCCGCTTCATCGCCGGAGAGACCCTGGAAGAGGCCGTCTCCGCCGTGAAGGAGCTCAACGCGCAAGGACTCACCGTCTCCTTCGACCACCTCAACGAGGCGGTGCGCAACGCGGACGAGACGCTCGACGAGGTGCGCGAGTACCAGCGGTTGCTGGCGCGCATCGACCAGCTGGGCGTACAGGGCAACGTGTCCTTGAAGCTGACACAATGCGGGCTGCTCTTCGACCCGGAGCTGGCGCTGCGCAACGCGCGCGAGGTGGTGGCCAACGCGAAGCGGCGCGGCTCCTTCGTGCGCGTGGACATGGAGCAGGGCGAGGTGACCCAGGCCACGCTGGATGTGGTGCGCGCGCTGCACCGGGAGTTCGGCGAGCCGCACGTGGGCGCGGTGCTGCAAAGCTACCTCTACCGCACCGAGTCCGACGCCCGCGCCCTGTGCGCCGAGCGCATCCGCATCCGCCTGTGCAAGGGCGCCTACCTGGAGGGGCCCGGCATCGCCTACCAGGACAAGCGGGACGTGGATGACAACTTCCTGCGCGTCATGCGCATCCTGCTCGACAGCGGGCTGTACCACGGCATCGCCACGCACGATGAGCGCATGATTGAAGAGACGTTGGCGTATGCCCGGAAGAAGGGGCTGGCGCGCGGCGCCTTCGAGTTCCAGATGCTCTATGGCATCCGCAGGGATTTGCAGGAGCGGCTGGTGGCCGAGGGCCACCCGGTGCGCGTCTACGTGCCCTACGGCAAGCACTGGTACCCGTACTTCATGCGCCGGCTCGCCGAGCGCCCCGCCAACGTCTGGTTCGTGATGAAGAACCTGGTGAAGGGTTAG
- a CDS encoding PadR family transcriptional regulator, with amino-acid sequence MSLIGGKGFGLEIIERVRERSNGKIHLNEGSVYPALKALEREGLLRSFDGDPMPERGGRPRRYYELTGEGRKVAREQRTALLGLLQTAEAF; translated from the coding sequence ATGTCGCTGATCGGCGGGAAGGGCTTCGGGTTGGAGATCATCGAGAGGGTCCGGGAGAGATCGAACGGGAAGATCCACCTGAACGAAGGGTCTGTGTACCCGGCGCTCAAGGCGCTGGAGAGGGAGGGGTTGTTGCGCAGCTTCGATGGAGACCCCATGCCCGAGAGAGGCGGACGTCCGAGGCGGTACTACGAGCTGACTGGGGAAGGGCGGAAGGTGGCGAGGGAGCAGCGCACGGCCCTGCTCGGCCTGCTGCAGACGGCGGAGGCATTCTGA
- a CDS encoding thioredoxin family protein yields MRWMKTLCVLGGLAAAGCATPSAHGNLSSLSVASSQDAAFCEHRIPQENCTRCHPELAPRFQAAKDWCGEHGVPESQCFTCHPDLSFEPLPVLAPGADLVKLSHEGEDVPELAPHAVPGKVTVFDFYADWCPPCRKVDAHMFSLLNTRQDIAYRKLNVVSWDSPLAKRHLGQVENLPYLVVYGKDGKQVRTVKGFDLAALNAALAEAGAR; encoded by the coding sequence ATGCGTTGGATGAAGACCCTGTGTGTCCTGGGTGGCCTCGCCGCCGCCGGATGCGCCACCCCCTCCGCCCACGGCAACCTCAGCTCGCTGAGCGTCGCCTCCTCCCAGGACGCCGCCTTCTGCGAGCACCGCATCCCCCAGGAGAACTGCACCCGCTGCCACCCCGAGCTCGCCCCCCGCTTCCAGGCCGCGAAGGACTGGTGCGGCGAGCACGGCGTCCCCGAGTCCCAGTGCTTCACCTGCCACCCGGACCTGTCCTTCGAGCCCCTGCCGGTGCTCGCCCCCGGCGCGGATCTGGTGAAGCTCTCCCACGAGGGCGAGGACGTGCCCGAGCTCGCCCCCCACGCCGTGCCCGGCAAGGTCACCGTCTTCGACTTCTACGCCGACTGGTGCCCCCCCTGCCGCAAGGTGGATGCCCACATGTTCTCCCTGCTCAACACGCGCCAGGACATCGCCTACCGCAAGCTCAATGTCGTCTCGTGGGACTCGCCCCTCGCCAAGCGCCACCTCGGGCAGGTGGAGAACCTCCCGTACCTCGTCGTGTATGGGAAGGACGGGAAGCAGGTGCGCACCGTGAAGGGTTTCGACCTGGCCGCGCTGAACGCGGCGCTCGCCGAGGCGGGTGCACGATGA
- the gor gene encoding glutathione-disulfide reductase, whose amino-acid sequence MPQYDFDLFTIGAGSGGVASSRRAGSYGARVAICEDNRIGGTCVHRGCVPKKLLVYGAHFHAEFEDAAGYGWSLSEPGFDWKKLQAAKDKELERLDGVYRRLLKDSGVQLIEGRGRVVDGHTVEVKGQHYTAGRILVATGSHPFLPEVPGIEHAISSDGALGLQELPRRVAIVGGGYIGVEFAGIFNALGAKVMMLIRGDTVLRGFDDDIRAMLTQEMRKKGIDIRPETFIRDIEKRADGTLSLLTRMGDTLEVDAVLYATGRVPNTKGLGLEEVGVRLDARGAVEVDEWSRTSVESLYAVGDVTDRINLTPVAIAEGRALAETLFHDNPTKMDHTGVASAVFSQPPVGTVGCTELEARERHGKVDVYVSNFRPMKHTLSGRDERTMMKVIVERESGRVLGFHMVGADAPEIIQGLAVALKCGVTKKQLDATVGIHPTAAEEFVTMRDKRPDPAETAAKELGHDARQG is encoded by the coding sequence ATGCCCCAGTACGACTTCGATTTGTTCACGATTGGCGCGGGCTCGGGCGGGGTGGCGTCGAGCCGGCGCGCGGGCTCGTATGGCGCGCGCGTGGCCATCTGTGAGGACAACCGCATCGGCGGCACCTGTGTGCACCGGGGCTGCGTGCCCAAGAAGCTGCTCGTCTACGGTGCCCACTTCCACGCCGAGTTCGAGGACGCGGCCGGTTACGGCTGGTCGCTCTCGGAGCCCGGCTTCGACTGGAAGAAGCTCCAGGCCGCGAAGGACAAGGAGCTGGAGCGGCTCGACGGGGTCTACCGGCGGCTCTTGAAGGACTCGGGGGTACAACTCATCGAGGGCCGGGGCCGGGTGGTGGACGGGCACACGGTGGAGGTGAAGGGCCAGCACTACACGGCGGGGCGCATCCTGGTGGCCACGGGCTCCCATCCCTTCCTCCCCGAGGTGCCGGGCATCGAGCACGCCATCTCCTCGGACGGAGCGCTGGGCCTGCAGGAGTTGCCGCGGCGGGTGGCCATCGTGGGAGGGGGCTACATCGGGGTGGAGTTCGCGGGCATCTTCAACGCGCTGGGCGCCAAGGTGATGATGCTCATCCGGGGCGACACGGTGCTGCGCGGCTTCGATGACGACATCCGGGCGATGCTCACGCAGGAGATGCGCAAGAAGGGCATCGACATCCGGCCCGAGACGTTCATCCGGGACATCGAGAAGCGGGCGGACGGGACGTTGAGCCTGCTGACGCGGATGGGAGACACGCTCGAGGTGGACGCGGTGTTGTACGCGACGGGGCGGGTGCCGAACACGAAGGGGCTGGGGCTGGAGGAGGTGGGCGTGCGGCTGGACGCACGGGGCGCGGTGGAGGTGGACGAGTGGTCGCGCACGAGCGTGGAGAGCCTCTACGCGGTGGGAGACGTGACGGACCGCATCAACCTCACGCCGGTGGCGATCGCCGAGGGCCGGGCGCTGGCGGAGACGCTCTTCCACGACAACCCGACGAAGATGGACCACACGGGGGTGGCGTCAGCGGTGTTCAGCCAGCCGCCGGTGGGGACGGTGGGGTGTACGGAGCTCGAGGCGCGGGAGCGTCACGGCAAGGTGGACGTGTACGTCTCCAACTTCCGGCCGATGAAGCACACGCTGAGCGGGCGGGACGAGCGGACGATGATGAAGGTCATCGTCGAGCGCGAGAGCGGCAGGGTGTTGGGCTTCCACATGGTGGGAGCGGACGCGCCGGAGATCATCCAGGGGTTGGCGGTGGCGCTGAAGTGTGGCGTGACGAAGAAGCAGCTGGACGCGACGGTGGGCATCCACCCGACGGCGGCCGAGGAGTTCGTGACGATGAGGGACAAGCGTCCGGACCCAGCCGAGACGGCGGCGAAGGAGCTGGGTCACGACGCCCGTCAGGGCTGA
- a CDS encoding SPW repeat protein has product MWARWLNVILGFWLVSAPFVLDYRLQQAQLNDLCVGLGAMLLALAAIAIPKLRYANTVLGVWLIVSPFLLGFGGYRAATLNDIIVGLLITALSLVWDHRDWTPHRRPLHA; this is encoded by the coding sequence ATGTGGGCTCGCTGGTTGAACGTCATCCTGGGCTTCTGGCTGGTGTCCGCGCCTTTCGTGCTCGATTACCGGCTCCAGCAAGCTCAGTTGAATGACCTGTGCGTGGGGCTGGGCGCCATGCTGCTGGCCCTCGCGGCCATCGCCATCCCCAAGCTGCGCTACGCCAACACGGTGCTCGGCGTGTGGCTCATCGTCTCGCCCTTCCTCCTGGGCTTCGGCGGCTACCGCGCCGCCACCCTCAACGACATCATCGTGGGCCTGCTCATCACCGCGCTGTCGCTCGTCTGGGATCACCGGGACTGGACGCCTCATCGCAGGCCCCTCCACGCCTGA
- a CDS encoding NADP-dependent oxidoreductase — protein MAPSIPEKMKAAALDRFGGPEVLGIKTVPVPACADDEILIRVEAAGVGVWDSLEREGEMASMMEGEPHFPYVPGTDGAGEVVSVGGNVRRFKVGDRVYAASFLSPKGGFYAEFTVAKEKHAARIPKGMKVEQAAALAADGITALQGLEDTLRLQAGQRLLIFGASGGVGHIALQLARRIGARVLAVASGEDGVELARRLGAEVVVEGHHGDVEKACRDFAPDGLDAALVLACNDRCLSALKHVRAGGRIAHPNGVEPIPQGPEGREVIAYDGVPNQKTLERLNELIEAGPFHLEIGQVYAMEEAARAQKEVLQHHLGKLTLRIH, from the coding sequence ATGGCCCCCTCCATTCCCGAGAAGATGAAGGCCGCGGCACTCGATCGCTTCGGCGGCCCGGAAGTCCTCGGTATCAAGACGGTGCCCGTGCCCGCCTGCGCGGACGATGAAATCCTCATCCGCGTCGAGGCGGCGGGAGTGGGCGTCTGGGACTCCCTGGAGCGGGAGGGGGAGATGGCGAGCATGATGGAAGGGGAGCCCCACTTCCCCTACGTGCCCGGCACCGACGGCGCGGGGGAGGTGGTGTCCGTGGGCGGCAACGTGCGGCGCTTCAAGGTGGGGGATCGCGTCTACGCGGCCTCGTTCCTGAGCCCCAAGGGAGGCTTCTACGCGGAATTCACCGTGGCGAAGGAGAAGCACGCGGCGAGGATTCCCAAGGGAATGAAGGTGGAGCAGGCGGCGGCACTGGCGGCGGATGGCATCACCGCGCTGCAAGGGCTCGAGGACACCCTGCGGCTCCAGGCGGGGCAACGCCTGCTCATCTTCGGCGCCAGCGGTGGGGTGGGGCACATCGCGCTGCAGCTCGCCCGGCGTATCGGAGCGCGGGTGCTGGCGGTGGCCTCGGGCGAGGACGGGGTGGAGCTGGCCCGCCGGCTCGGCGCGGAGGTGGTCGTCGAGGGGCACCACGGGGATGTGGAGAAGGCCTGCCGCGACTTCGCCCCGGACGGGCTCGACGCGGCCCTGGTGCTGGCGTGCAATGACCGCTGCCTGAGCGCGCTGAAGCACGTGCGAGCGGGCGGCCGCATCGCCCACCCGAACGGCGTGGAGCCGATCCCCCAGGGCCCCGAGGGCCGCGAGGTCATCGCCTACGACGGCGTCCCCAACCAGAAGACGCTCGAGCGGCTCAACGAGCTCATCGAAGCGGGGCCCTTCCACCTGGAGATCGGCCAAGTCTACGCGATGGAGGAGGCCGCCCGGGCGCAGAAGGAGGTGCTCCAGCACCACCTGGGCAAGCTGACCCTCCGCATCCACTGA
- a CDS encoding YigZ family protein, whose product MSKSPRYRIPARLHRVEQELQRSRFITTVAPAPTVEEAKAFIARVREEFPDANHNCWAYVVGPPGSTGMAGMSDDGEPHGTAGRPMLTALLHGNVGDVAVVVTRYFGGTLLGKGGLVRAYTGCVQQGLEHLPTTERVSKARLSVEIEYASVDGFRRMLPAHEAEVVSEEYAATVGYQLLLPVTRVETFQTALLDLTNGQALMEVLDPGE is encoded by the coding sequence ATGTCGAAGAGCCCGCGTTACCGCATACCGGCACGACTCCACCGTGTGGAGCAGGAGCTGCAACGCAGCCGCTTCATCACGACGGTTGCCCCAGCGCCAACGGTGGAGGAGGCCAAGGCATTCATCGCCCGCGTCCGCGAGGAGTTCCCCGATGCCAACCACAACTGCTGGGCATACGTGGTGGGCCCTCCCGGCTCCACGGGCATGGCGGGGATGAGTGACGACGGCGAGCCGCACGGGACCGCCGGCCGGCCGATGCTCACGGCGCTGCTCCACGGCAACGTGGGAGACGTGGCCGTCGTCGTCACCCGCTACTTCGGCGGAACGCTCCTGGGCAAGGGAGGGCTGGTGCGCGCCTATACCGGCTGCGTCCAGCAGGGCCTCGAGCACCTGCCCACTACCGAGCGCGTGAGCAAGGCCCGCCTCTCCGTTGAAATCGAGTACGCGAGCGTTGATGGCTTCCGCCGGATGCTCCCGGCCCACGAGGCGGAAGTCGTCTCCGAGGAGTACGCCGCCACCGTGGGCTATCAGCTCCTGCTGCCCGTCACCCGCGTGGAGACCTTCCAGACCGCACTGCTCGACCTCACCAACGGACAGGCCCTGATGGAAGTGCTCGACCCCGGCGAGTGA
- a CDS encoding alpha/beta hydrolase, whose protein sequence is MSHTKEEPTPSPFEPELASILPAFAGFVPVNMTADQIEKYRAMPIPPISEQMGDRPVQCVDFTIPGYQGVEMVVSVISRKDHARPGPGIYHLHGGGMVMANRFAGASDLVAWAMKFDAVCVTVEYRRAPENPDPIPVEDCYAGLEWMAAHARELLIDPERILIFGGSAGGGLAAGTTLLARDRKGPKLFGQLLQCPMIDDRNETVSSYQYQGIGIWDRVSNLTGWTALLGDRRGTDDVSIYAAPARATDLSGLPPTFIDVGAAEVFRDESVAYASAIWAAGGEAELHVWGGAFHGFSQMAPQAAISQAANAAREAWLERLLSRR, encoded by the coding sequence ATGAGCCACACGAAGGAGGAACCCACGCCGTCCCCGTTCGAGCCCGAGCTCGCCTCCATCCTTCCGGCGTTCGCCGGATTCGTCCCCGTCAACATGACGGCCGATCAGATCGAGAAATATCGCGCCATGCCCATCCCTCCGATCTCGGAGCAGATGGGCGACCGGCCGGTCCAGTGCGTCGATTTCACCATTCCTGGTTACCAGGGGGTGGAGATGGTCGTCTCGGTGATCTCGCGGAAGGACCATGCGAGGCCGGGACCCGGCATCTATCACCTCCACGGTGGCGGGATGGTCATGGCCAACCGTTTCGCGGGCGCCTCCGACCTGGTGGCGTGGGCGATGAAGTTCGACGCGGTGTGCGTCACGGTTGAATATCGGCGCGCACCCGAGAACCCTGATCCGATTCCGGTCGAGGACTGCTACGCGGGACTCGAGTGGATGGCCGCACACGCGAGGGAGCTGTTGATCGATCCGGAGCGGATCCTCATCTTCGGCGGAAGTGCCGGGGGCGGCCTGGCGGCTGGCACCACCCTGTTGGCACGCGACCGCAAGGGGCCGAAGCTGTTCGGACAACTCCTCCAATGCCCGATGATCGACGATCGGAACGAGACCGTCTCGTCGTACCAGTACCAGGGGATCGGCATCTGGGATCGCGTCAGCAACCTGACCGGCTGGACGGCCCTGCTCGGAGACCGGCGCGGAACGGATGACGTGTCGATCTACGCGGCTCCCGCTCGGGCGACCGATTTGAGCGGCCTGCCGCCCACCTTCATCGATGTGGGAGCGGCTGAAGTCTTCCGCGACGAGAGCGTTGCCTACGCGAGCGCGATCTGGGCGGCTGGTGGCGAGGCGGAGCTCCACGTCTGGGGTGGCGCGTTTCACGGCTTCAGCCAGATGGCGCCGCAGGCCGCCATCTCCCAAGCGGCGAACGCGGCTCGCGAGGCATGGCTCGAACGGCTGCTGTCCCGCAGGTGA
- a CDS encoding DUF2381 family protein, with the protein MVHAIECTGHECPRSRPGLQGRCRASGPPAAACHAGGAPPQWRPIVLSELPPGHMAELRISAGVPIVVRFESELDPAGTQLQEQGSSPFESLDVSGRLLLLHPSSSAWLWPRMHLQVRRMDGTSLTLVLVPGPPALADVQVDVFLHPFSPGALRAALEKVSAEHETLKLRYARSEMELARYREDEFNPDVALAVLLLDDEASSHLLKGKPLKVENSDVHALVWFIRLAGRSAYVFLVTNRHRTQDWTLLRGEILHGETREPLPVIARARPSILPPGATGRAVLVTRTPPSSRGDFYSIALRGPDGPEWQLCYSGVQL; encoded by the coding sequence GTGGTGCATGCAATAGAATGCACCGGGCATGAATGCCCGCGCTCTCGCCCTGGTCTCCAGGGTCGTTGTCGTGCTTCTGGCCCTCCTGCTGCCGCATGTCACGCAGGCGGAGCCCCCCCGCAGTGGCGCCCCATCGTGCTCTCCGAGCTTCCTCCGGGTCACATGGCAGAGCTGCGGATCTCCGCGGGTGTCCCCATCGTGGTGCGTTTCGAGTCCGAGCTCGATCCGGCGGGGACGCAGCTCCAGGAGCAGGGCTCGTCTCCCTTCGAGTCGTTGGACGTCTCCGGCCGGTTGTTGCTGCTCCACCCCTCGTCCAGCGCATGGCTCTGGCCACGCATGCACCTCCAGGTCCGGCGGATGGACGGCACGAGCCTGACCCTCGTGCTCGTCCCCGGTCCTCCCGCCCTGGCGGATGTGCAGGTGGACGTCTTCCTCCACCCATTCTCCCCCGGGGCGCTGCGGGCCGCTCTGGAGAAGGTGAGCGCCGAGCATGAAACGCTCAAGCTCCGGTACGCGCGGTCCGAGATGGAGCTCGCCCGATACCGGGAGGACGAGTTCAACCCCGACGTCGCCCTCGCGGTGCTCCTGCTTGACGACGAGGCCTCTTCCCATCTGCTGAAGGGCAAACCCCTCAAGGTCGAGAACTCCGACGTTCACGCTCTGGTCTGGTTCATCCGCCTCGCTGGGCGTTCGGCCTACGTCTTCCTCGTGACGAACCGTCACCGTACTCAGGACTGGACTCTCCTGCGGGGAGAGATCCTCCACGGCGAGACCCGCGAGCCCCTCCCTGTCATCGCCCGTGCCCGTCCCTCCATTCTTCCTCCCGGCGCGACCGGGCGCGCCGTGCTCGTCACCCGGACGCCGCCTTCCTCTCGTGGCGACTTCTATTCCATCGCACTCCGTGGGCCGGATGGTCCTGAATGGCAGCTCTGCTACTCTGGGGTGCAGCTCTGA